The following proteins come from a genomic window of Mycolicibacterium rufum:
- a CDS encoding CYTH and CHAD domain-containing protein gives MPARSPETSRYTETERKFDVVDSAVSPSFEGLTAVSRVERSASQSLDAVYYDTSDHDLARHRITLRRRTGGTDAGWHLKLPAGPDSRTEVRAPLEDGSPAHPQVPDTLRDVVLAIVRERGLAPVARISTARSVVMLYGADGSAVAEFCDDQVTASAVGGDEQQWREWELELAEGADRDLLKPLTRRLIDAGARPAGHGSKLARVLGSEDDGDESSAALSDPVHRAVAEQVAQLIEWDRAVRSDVYDSVHQMRVTTRKIRSLLQSSEGAFGISDDHWVLAELRELAGVLGIARDAEVLAERYERALDGLPDAVVRGPVRERLVEGAKKRYQTGWKRSLTAMRSPRYFRLLDALEELVTAEPPPPAPGEERADVTIDSAYKRVRKAAKKARIAADEQDEHVDEALHRIRKRAKQLRYTAAATGQGKVADRAKSIQSLLGDHQDSVVSRSHLSRQAELAHAAGEDTFTYGLLYQQEHDLAVRCEEQVEDALKELEKAVRKA, from the coding sequence ATGCCAGCCCGATCGCCCGAAACGTCCAGGTACACCGAGACCGAGCGCAAGTTCGACGTGGTCGACTCGGCCGTCAGCCCGTCCTTCGAGGGACTGACCGCGGTGTCCCGCGTCGAGCGGTCGGCGTCACAGTCACTCGACGCTGTCTACTACGACACATCGGATCACGACCTGGCCCGGCATCGCATCACGCTGCGGCGCCGCACGGGGGGCACCGACGCCGGCTGGCACCTGAAGCTGCCCGCGGGGCCGGACAGCCGGACCGAGGTTCGCGCACCGCTGGAGGACGGCTCCCCGGCGCATCCGCAGGTGCCCGACACCCTCCGCGACGTCGTGCTCGCGATCGTCCGGGAGCGCGGACTGGCGCCGGTGGCGCGGATCAGCACCGCGCGCAGCGTGGTGATGCTCTACGGCGCCGACGGCTCGGCGGTGGCCGAGTTCTGCGACGACCAGGTGACGGCCAGCGCCGTCGGCGGCGACGAGCAGCAGTGGCGCGAGTGGGAACTGGAACTCGCCGAGGGCGCCGACCGTGACCTCTTAAAGCCGCTGACTCGGCGGCTGATCGACGCCGGCGCACGCCCCGCCGGGCACGGCTCGAAGCTGGCGCGCGTGCTCGGATCCGAAGACGACGGCGACGAGTCTTCCGCCGCGCTCAGCGATCCGGTGCACCGCGCGGTCGCCGAGCAGGTCGCGCAGTTGATCGAGTGGGATCGCGCCGTCCGCTCGGACGTCTACGACTCGGTGCACCAGATGCGGGTGACGACGCGCAAGATCCGCAGTCTGCTGCAGTCCTCGGAGGGCGCGTTCGGGATCTCCGACGACCACTGGGTTCTCGCCGAACTGCGAGAGTTGGCCGGTGTCCTGGGGATCGCGCGCGACGCGGAGGTGCTGGCCGAGCGGTATGAGCGTGCGCTCGACGGGCTGCCCGACGCGGTGGTGCGCGGTCCGGTGCGGGAGCGCCTCGTCGAGGGAGCGAAGAAGAGATACCAGACCGGGTGGAAGCGGTCGCTGACGGCGATGCGGTCGCCGCGCTACTTCCGGCTGCTCGACGCGCTGGAGGAGTTGGTGACGGCCGAACCGCCGCCGCCCGCGCCGGGCGAAGAGCGGGCCGACGTCACGATCGATTCGGCCTACAAGCGAGTTCGCAAGGCGGCGAAGAAGGCGCGCATCGCCGCCGACGAGCAGGACGAGCACGTCGACGAGGCGCTGCACCGCATCCGCAAGCGTGCCAAGCAGCTGCGTTACACCGCGGCGGCGACCGGGCAGGGCAAGGTCGCCGATCGGGCCAAGTCGATTCAGTCGCTGCTGGGCGATCACCAGGACAGCGTGGTGAGCCGGTCGCATCTGAGTCGGCAGGCCGAGCTGGCTCATGCCGCCGGCGAGGACACGTTCACCTACGGGCTGCTCTATCAGCAGGAACACGACCTCGCGGTGCGCTGCGAAGAGCAGGTCGAGGACGCGCTGAAGGAGCTGGAGAAGGCCGTGCGCAAGGCCTGA
- a CDS encoding fatty acyl-AMP ligase has translation MSPEMRLHDYLDADGNIEIPAGVTLTSFLDRHAEQAGDAPAYRYLDFDHDRTVELTWSAFRTRLCAVGTRLQQVTQPGDRIAILAPQGVDYVVGFFAAIQAGAIAVPLFAAELPGHTERLHAVLDDARPTVVLTTTAAAEPVREFLRTVPRAQRPRIIAVDAVPDAIGRDFVAAPVATDDIAYLQYTSGSTRTPAGVEITHRGACTNVVQMIESVGLDWNTRSVSWLPLFHDMGLLMIMFPALLGAHITLMSPVAFVRRPYRWIRELGASDRPTFAAAPNFAFDLAAQRGLPPAGEALDLSNVAGLINGSEPVSMASVDTFTAAFAPYGLKPSAIKPSYGMAEATLFVSTTEPGSAPAAVHMDRTALSRGEVVRVGADDPNAVAGVSCGRIARSQWAVIVDAKTECELPDGRVGEIWLHGDNIGRGYWGRTEETELTFHNKLQSRLAQASHAEGAPESALWLRTGDLGVYIDGQLYIIGRVKDLVIVDGRNHYPQDIEATVSEASTAVRSGFVTAFSVPGVGREEVVIVAERAPGAGRAEAAPIVEAIRAAVSRRHAIPLADVKLVAAGAIPRTTSGKLARSACRARYLEGSI, from the coding sequence ATGAGTCCAGAGATGCGGCTCCACGACTATCTCGATGCCGACGGCAATATCGAGATTCCGGCCGGAGTCACGCTGACGTCGTTCCTCGATCGGCACGCCGAACAGGCGGGTGACGCCCCGGCCTACCGCTACCTCGATTTCGACCACGACCGCACGGTCGAGCTCACCTGGTCGGCGTTCCGCACCCGGCTGTGCGCCGTGGGGACCCGCCTCCAGCAGGTCACCCAGCCCGGCGACCGCATCGCCATCCTCGCCCCGCAGGGCGTGGACTACGTGGTCGGGTTCTTCGCCGCGATCCAGGCCGGCGCCATCGCGGTGCCCCTGTTCGCCGCGGAACTGCCCGGCCACACCGAACGCCTCCACGCGGTCCTCGACGACGCCCGGCCCACGGTGGTGCTGACCACCACCGCCGCCGCGGAGCCGGTCCGCGAATTCCTGCGCACCGTGCCGCGGGCGCAGCGGCCCCGCATCATCGCCGTCGACGCCGTCCCCGACGCGATCGGTCGCGACTTCGTGGCTGCGCCGGTGGCGACCGACGACATCGCCTACCTGCAGTACACGTCGGGATCGACCCGCACGCCGGCCGGTGTCGAGATCACCCACCGCGGCGCCTGCACGAACGTCGTGCAGATGATCGAGTCGGTCGGCCTGGACTGGAACACCCGCAGCGTGAGCTGGCTGCCGCTGTTCCACGACATGGGTCTGCTGATGATCATGTTCCCGGCCCTGCTCGGCGCCCACATCACGCTGATGTCGCCGGTCGCGTTCGTGCGACGGCCCTACCGCTGGATCCGCGAACTGGGTGCCTCGGACCGGCCGACGTTCGCCGCTGCGCCGAACTTCGCGTTCGATCTCGCCGCCCAGCGCGGCCTGCCGCCCGCCGGCGAGGCGCTGGACCTGAGCAACGTGGCCGGCCTGATCAACGGATCCGAACCGGTCAGCATGGCGTCGGTCGACACGTTCACCGCCGCGTTCGCGCCCTACGGGCTGAAGCCGTCGGCCATCAAGCCGTCCTACGGCATGGCCGAGGCGACGCTGTTCGTCTCCACCACCGAACCCGGCTCCGCGCCCGCCGCGGTGCACATGGACCGCACAGCGCTGAGCCGCGGAGAGGTCGTGCGCGTCGGCGCCGACGACCCGAACGCCGTGGCCGGGGTTTCCTGCGGGCGCATCGCCCGCAGCCAGTGGGCGGTGATCGTCGACGCGAAGACCGAGTGCGAGCTGCCGGACGGCCGCGTCGGCGAGATCTGGTTGCACGGCGACAACATCGGCCGCGGCTACTGGGGCCGCACCGAGGAAACCGAGCTGACCTTCCACAACAAGCTGCAGTCCCGGCTGGCGCAGGCCAGCCACGCCGAGGGCGCTCCCGAGAGCGCCCTGTGGCTGCGCACCGGCGACCTCGGCGTCTACATCGACGGGCAGCTGTACATCATCGGCCGCGTCAAGGACCTGGTGATCGTCGACGGCCGCAACCACTACCCGCAGGACATCGAGGCCACCGTCTCCGAGGCGTCGACCGCGGTGCGGTCCGGATTCGTCACCGCCTTCTCGGTGCCGGGCGTCGGCCGAGAAGAAGTGGTGATCGTCGCCGAACGCGCACCCGGCGCCGGCCGTGCCGAGGCGGCGCCCATCGTCGAGGCCATCCGCGCCGCGGTGTCACGACGCCACGCCATCCCGCTGGCAGATGTGAAACTCGTTGCCGCGGGGGCTATTCCGCGGACCACCAGTGGGAAGCTGGCGCGCAGCGCCTGCCGCGCACGGTATCTCGAGGGCAGCATCTGA